One window of the Acinonyx jubatus isolate Ajub_Pintada_27869175 chromosome A2, VMU_Ajub_asm_v1.0, whole genome shotgun sequence genome contains the following:
- the NANOS3 gene encoding nanos homolog 3, whose product MGTFNLWTDYLGLARLVGALRGEGEPEARLDPQPQPAPGPGGQRPSPESSAAPERLCSFCKHNGESRAIYQSHVLKDEAGRVLCPILRDYVCPQCGATRERAHTRRFCPLTGQGYTSVYSYTTRNSAGKRVSRPDKARMQDSGHRRGGAAGAGAAGAGAAAAACAGSKGAGKSSGPSPSSCCPSTSA is encoded by the exons ATGGGAACCTTCAACCTATGGACGGATTACCTGGGTTTGGCACGCCTGGTCGGGGCTCTGCGTGGGGAAGGGGAGCCTGAGGCCAGGCTGGACCCCCAGCCACAGCCAGCTCCAGGACCTGGGGGTCAGAGGCCCAGCCCGGAATCTTCAGCAGCTCCTGAACGCCTGTGCTCTTTCTGCAAACACAACGGCGAGTCCCGGGCCATCTACCAGTCCCATGTGCTCAAGGATGAGGCCGGCCGGGTGCTGTGTCCCATCCTTCGTGACTACGTGTGCCCTCAGTGCGGCGCTACGCGTGAGCGTGCCCACACCCGTCGTTTCTGCCCGCTCACTGGCCAGGGCTACACCTCCGTCTACAGCTATACCACCCGCAACTCAGCTGGCAAGAGGGTATCCCGGCCTGATAAGGCGAGGATGCAGGACTCGGGGCATCGCAGAGGAGGAGCGGCAGGCGCGGGAGCAGCAGGCGCGGGAGCAGCGGCGGCGGCCTGTGCAG GTTCCAAAGGTGCTGGGAAGTCTTCTGGACCTTCACCCTCTTCCTGCTGTCCCTCCACTTCTGCCTAG
- the LOC128314942 gene encoding uncharacterized protein LOC128314942, translating into MCSILCVYPCVLGYCVSRCSHDCTWWVGRYVGSLCIPVCLCILCVFCGHPFEVSLCMCPFGILCACPWAPLYLYFSSEQSCPVEAMCLYFACVCVLPGPICVAQFLWTSSCGRCPGVPACPDIPSCGYVCLETPCTPFPVFVVRVPLCACAPRAPLRSTCVWVPACARSRPRVPRAGPGSCVLTPHGYPACVPVRLAGGLGAHTVAAGPTARQGAGRREGAAAAAGSAGTSPRQTGGRAGGGGRGFEPAPEPRGPLPRPAAWGGPPPPSPGAAEMQFPVQAPRLRGLFRAGLERRGATRPRPKTRSWSRQVLLAELLS; encoded by the exons ATGTGTTCTATTCTGTGTGTATATCCATGTGTGTTGGGGTATTGTGTTTCCAGGTGTTCCCATGACTGCACCTGGTGGGTGGGGAGGTATGTTGGTTCTCTGTGTATCCCTGTATGTCTGTGTATCTTGTGTGTGTTCTGTGGCCATCCCTTCGAGGTGAGTCTGTGTATGTGCCCGTTTGGTATTCTCTGTGCATGCCCCTGGGCTCCTCTCTACCTATATTTCAGTTCTGAACAATCCTGTCCTGTGGAAGCGATGTGTCTGTattttgcatgtgtctgtgtgctcCCTGGGCCTATTTGTGTAGCTCAGTTTTTATGGACATCCTCGTGTGGCCGGTGCCCCGGTGTCCCCGCGTGTCCTGACATCCCCTCCTGCGGGTATGTGTGTCTGGAAACCCCTTGCACACCCTTCCCTGTGTTTGTGGTCCGCGTGCCTTTGTGCGCGTGTGCTCCCCGTGCGCCTTTGAGGTCTACGTGCGTCTGGGTCCCTGCGTGTGCCCGCTCGCGCCCCCGTGTCCCCCGCGCGGGCCCCGGGAGCTGCGTCCTGACGCCCCATGGGTATCCCGCGTGCGTCCCGGTGCGCCTGGCGGGAGGCCTCGGGGCACACACGGTCGCCGCCGGACCCACCGCCCGGCAAGgcgcggggaggagggagggggcggcggcagcggcggggaGCGCGGGCACGTCACCGAGACAGAcaggcgggcgggcgggaggCGGCGGCCGCGGGTTCGAGCCGGCGCCGGAGCCCcgcggccccctcccccggcccgcgGCCTGGGGgggcccccccccgcccagcccggGAGCCGCCGAAATGCAATTTCCCGTGCAGGCGCCTCGGCTCAGGGGGCTTTTCCGGGCGGGTTTGGAAAGAAGAGGGGCGACGCGGCCGCGGCCCAAAACGAG GTCCTGGAGCAGACAGGTCCTGCTTGCTGAATTACTGAGTTAA